The genomic interval AATGATGCACTCCGGCAGCTGCGGCGCGACCATGCGCTCGTCGGCGATGCCTGCGCCCGTGAGGCGCAGCATGCGGCCGCCGCTCAGGCTGGAGACCTGCAGAATCAGCGTGGCACTGGTCTCCGGGGCGACCGAGCTGCCTTCGCTCAGGGCATTGAGCTGTTCGTGGCTGATTTGTTCATCGGCCACGGCAAAGATTGCCTGCTGGGGCTGATCGACCAGCGGAGCGCCGGTGTGAAAACGCAGGTTCTGGCTGGCGATATCGTTCAACAGCGCACCCGAAAGCCATACAGGGGTGTCGTTGTCGGCAAGCGTCAGCAGCACGCTGGTGGTCGCCAGATTCAGCGGCAGCCAGCCCTGGGAGAGCTGGTGCAGCGAGACGATCGCGCCCGGCTCGCTCATCGCTTTCAGCAGGCGACGAAAACTGTGTTGGGCATCCTGGACGGCCAGGGTAAAAGCAGGTTGAAGCGTCATGCGTTGTCTCCGCGAACGAGCGTAAAGAAGTCGACCCGGCTGGTGTTCACTTCGGCCTGACGTGCGGCAATGCGCGCGGCGCGGCCGGCTTCCAGCGGGGCAATAAGGGTTTCCATTAACGACTGGAAATAGGGTTGTTCCTGTAAAAGCGCGTCGATCACCGCGCAGCGCTCGGCGTGCGCCTTATCGCGCCCCAGCACGTAGCTGTAGCCCAGCGTGCCGCTGTTCAGGCGGATCGCCGCGCGGGTGAGGGTGGCGTCTCCGGCGAAAAAGCGCTCGCCGGTGCCGCCCATGCGCGCCTGGATCTGAACGAGGCCGATCTCCGGAGCGCGAAGGGTGTCGTAGTCTGGCGTCAGGCTGAGCGCGTTCATGCGGGCAGCCAGCGCAGCAGGCTGGCTGTGGGCCAGCACGCGCATCCAGCGCTGTCGGGTGGAGGTGTCGAAGTGCATTCAGTGCTCCATGGTGAATTCGATCATGTCGGCGCGGGTCAGGCTGACGGAGTATTCCGTCGCGTCGATCTCGCCGTCACGGTGGTTGAGGGTGCGTACGCAGAGCAGCGGGGCCATATTGGGAATTTCGAGCACCTTGCTCTCTTTCGCCTGCGCGCGACGGGCGCTGATGCGCGTCTGGGTGCGCTTGAGCGCAATGCCTGTCGCATCCTGAAGAAAGTCATGCAGCGAGCCGCTGGAGAAATGCTGTAGCACGGGCCAGAGGGCGAGATCCGCGAAGTAGTGGTCTATCTGGCACACCGCCACGCCGTTGACGCGGCGCAGGGTGCGCAGGTGAATGACGTTATCGCCCTCCTGAATACCCAGCGCGTCCGCCACGTGGCTGGAGGCCGGGCGCAATACCGAGAGCAGCTTTTCGCTGGTCGGGTGGCTGCCCTGATCCAGCAGGTTCTGGCTAAAGCGCGCCTGGGCGTTAAGCGGGTAGTCGAACGGGCGCATCAGCACCAGCACGCCCACGCCCTGACGGCGCTGGACCCAGCCGCGCTCGACCAGCTGGTCAATGGCGCGACGCAGCGTGTGGCGGTTCACTTCATAGCGGTCGGCAAGCTGCTGCTCCGCGGGCAGATAGTCTCCGCAGCGGTAGTGCGTACGCAGCTCCACTTCGAGCTTTGCCGCAATCTCTTGCCAGCGGGTCGGGTAACTGGTCGGATGTCTGGATAAGTGCATAGAAAACAAAGCCTCGCTTCTCAGATGAAGTGCTTACGCAAACGTTGAGAGAGGAAATCCAGCAGGCTGACGGTGAGGATGATGAGCACCATCAGGGCGCAGGTTTGCTGGAACTGAAAACCGCGAATCGCTTCCCACAGGGTGACGCCAATCCCGCCGGCGCCCACCATGCCGACCACGGTCGCGGAGCGGACGTTGGACTCAAAGCGGTACAGGGAGTAGGAGATAAGCAGCGGCATCACCTGCGGCAGAACGCCGTAAAGAATCTCTTCGATTTTGTTGGCGCCGGTCGCGCGGATGCCTTCCACCGGGCCGGGCTCAATGGCTTCGACCGCTTCGGAGAGCAGCTTGGAGAGCACGCCGGTGGTGTGGATGAACAGCGCCATCACGCCGGCGAACGGACCCAGGCCAACGGCGACCACGAACAGCATCGCAAAGACCATTTCATTGATGGCGCGACAGGCGTCCATCAGGCGACGCATCGGCTGGTATACCCACCACGGCACGATGTTTTCAGCGCTCATCAGGCCAAACGGAATGGAGAGAACGACGGCAAGGGCGGTGCCCCAGACGGCGATTTGCAGGGTGACCGCCATTTCGCTGAGGTAATCCTGCCACTGGCTGAAGTCCGGCGGGAAGAAGTCGGCGGCGAAGGTCGCCATGTTGCCCGCGTCTTTGAAGAGCAGCAGCGGATCCATTTCCGCGCCCTTCCAGGAGATAACCAGCACCGCCAGCAGGATGGCCCAGCTTATGAGCGAGAACCAGCTGCGCTTCGGCGGTGGGAGGGTGATGGTTTGCATGTTGGCTCCTTAAGCTGTTCTCCCTCTCCCTGTGGGAGAGGGGACTTGAGTTACTGCACCGCTTTATTCACGCTGGTCATCGCGCCGAGCGCGGCGGTCAGGCGGTCAAGGTCTTCCAGCTGGGCCTGAATGGTGGCCACTTTGCTGGTCTTCTCCTCGTCCTTCAGCCCTTTGTTGTCCTTCACGCCCTGCATCTCTTTAAATAGCGCCAGCTGGCGAATCGGGACCAGCTGCAGGTCGCTTGACGGGCGGAACGGTGCCCAGCCCAGGCGCGCCAGGACCGCTTTCTCTTCCTGCGTTTTGCCATAGGTCATAAAGAAGTCGTACACCTTATCCTTGGTGCTCTCGGAGAGGTTTTTACGCCAGACGATCGGGTCGCCCGGGATCAGCGGCGATTTCCAGATAACCTTGATCTCTTTCAGCTTGTCCGGCGCTGAGGTTTTCAGCTTGTCGAGGTTCTCGGTGTTGTTGGTGGCAACGTCCACCTGCTTGTTGGCCACGGCCAGGGCGTTGGTTTCGTGGCTGGCGTTCACCGTGCGTTTGAAGTCGCTCGCGGAGGCGTTATTTTTGGCGAAGACGTAGTAGCCAGGGACAAGGTAACCGGAGGTGGAGTTCGGGTCGCCGTTGCCGAAGGTCAGCTCTTTGCGTTTGGCGAGCATGTCGTTGAGGTTGTTGATCGGGCTGTCTTTGTTGACGATCAGCACGCTCCAGTAGCCCGGGGAGCCATCTGCCGCGACGGTCTGGGCAAAGACCTGGCCGTTCGCGCGGTCCACCGCTTCCATGGCGGAGAGGTTGCCGTACCAGGCGATGTCCACTTTATTAAAGCGCATCCCCTGGATGATGCCCGCGTAGTCCGGGGCGAAGAAGGCGTTAACTTTGATCCCCAGCCTGGTTTCCATGTCTTTCAGGAACGGTTCCCACTGAGGCTTCAGGTTCTGCTGTGATTCCGTCGAAATAATGCCGAAGTTCAGCGCTTTTTCCTGCTCTTGTGCATACGCCGGGCTTAACAGGGTGCTGAGGCTGAACATGCTGGTAAAGGCCAGCGCGGCAACGGCTTTGTAGCTCATGTACTTTCCTCGGATCGGGTTTATTTAAGCAGCCTGCGCGTTCTCTTCGACGCGGTTAATGCTGCGGTAAAGATGGTCAAAACGTTCGTTATCAAACTGATGGCTCGCGCCATCAAAGAACACGTGCCCCTGACGCAGGGCGACGATGCGTTCGCAGTAGCGCAGGGCGTAATCCACCTGATGCAGCGTCACCACCACGGTGATGCCGTCGTTCTGGTTAATGTCGCGCAGGGTTTCCATCACGATGCGGGCGGACTCCGGGTCCAGCGAGGCAATAGGTTCGTCAGCGAGAATGATTTGCGCTTTTTGCATCAGGGCGCGGGCAATGGCGACGCGCTGCTGTTGTCCACCGGACAGGGTGGAGACGCGCTGGTGGGCGAAATGCGCCATGCCGACGCGAGTCAGCGCCTGCAAGGCTTCCTGCTTCTGCGAAGGGGAGAACCAGCGCAGACAGGTGCGCCAGAACGGGGTGCTGCCGAGCGCGCCAATCAGCACGTTCTCCAGCACCGTCAGGCGGTTCACCAGGTTGAACTGCTGGAAGATGTAGCCCGTCTGGGCGCGGCTCTTGCGGATATCGCTGGCGAGACGCCCCGCGCGCTGCACGGTATTGCCCAGCAGCTCGACGTGGCTTTCCGGCGTTTTATCGCAGGTGAGAAGACCGCTTAAATGACGCAGAAGGGTGGATTTAC from Enterobacter sp. JBIWA008 carries:
- the phnG gene encoding phosphonate C-P lyase system protein PhnG, with amino-acid sequence MHFDTSTRQRWMRVLAHSQPAALAARMNALSLTPDYDTLRAPEIGLVQIQARMGGTGERFFAGDATLTRAAIRLNSGTLGYSYVLGRDKAHAERCAVIDALLQEQPYFQSLMETLIAPLEAGRAARIAARQAEVNTSRVDFFTLVRGDNA
- the phnE gene encoding phosphonate ABC transporter, permease protein PhnE; translated protein: MQTITLPPPKRSWFSLISWAILLAVLVISWKGAEMDPLLLFKDAGNMATFAADFFPPDFSQWQDYLSEMAVTLQIAVWGTALAVVLSIPFGLMSAENIVPWWVYQPMRRLMDACRAINEMVFAMLFVVAVGLGPFAGVMALFIHTTGVLSKLLSEAVEAIEPGPVEGIRATGANKIEEILYGVLPQVMPLLISYSLYRFESNVRSATVVGMVGAGGIGVTLWEAIRGFQFQQTCALMVLIILTVSLLDFLSQRLRKHFI
- the phnC gene encoding phosphonate ABC transporter ATP-binding protein, with protein sequence MQTVIRVEKLSKTFHHNKALHAVDLTVRQGEMVALLGPSGSGKSTLLRHLSGLLTCDKTPESHVELLGNTVQRAGRLASDIRKSRAQTGYIFQQFNLVNRLTVLENVLIGALGSTPFWRTCLRWFSPSQKQEALQALTRVGMAHFAHQRVSTLSGGQQQRVAIARALMQKAQIILADEPIASLDPESARIVMETLRDINQNDGITVVVTLHQVDYALRYCERIVALRQGHVFFDGASHQFDNERFDHLYRSINRVEENAQAA
- the phnH gene encoding phosphonate C-P lyase system protein PhnH, which produces MTLQPAFTLAVQDAQHSFRRLLKAMSEPGAIVSLHQLSQGWLPLNLATTSVLLTLADNDTPVWLSGALLNDIASQNLRFHTGAPLVDQPQQAIFAVADEQISHEQLNALSEGSSVAPETSATLILQVSSLSGGRMLRLTGAGIADERMVAPQLPECIIHELTERPHPFPLGIDLILTCGERLLAIPRTTHVEVC
- the phnD gene encoding phosphonate ABC transporter substrate-binding protein, encoding MSYKAVAALAFTSMFSLSTLLSPAYAQEQEKALNFGIISTESQQNLKPQWEPFLKDMETRLGIKVNAFFAPDYAGIIQGMRFNKVDIAWYGNLSAMEAVDRANGQVFAQTVAADGSPGYWSVLIVNKDSPINNLNDMLAKRKELTFGNGDPNSTSGYLVPGYYVFAKNNASASDFKRTVNASHETNALAVANKQVDVATNNTENLDKLKTSAPDKLKEIKVIWKSPLIPGDPIVWRKNLSESTKDKVYDFFMTYGKTQEEKAVLARLGWAPFRPSSDLQLVPIRQLALFKEMQGVKDNKGLKDEEKTSKVATIQAQLEDLDRLTAALGAMTSVNKAVQ
- the phnF gene encoding phosphonate metabolism transcriptional regulator PhnF; its protein translation is MHLSRHPTSYPTRWQEIAAKLEVELRTHYRCGDYLPAEQQLADRYEVNRHTLRRAIDQLVERGWVQRRQGVGVLVLMRPFDYPLNAQARFSQNLLDQGSHPTSEKLLSVLRPASSHVADALGIQEGDNVIHLRTLRRVNGVAVCQIDHYFADLALWPVLQHFSSGSLHDFLQDATGIALKRTQTRISARRAQAKESKVLEIPNMAPLLCVRTLNHRDGEIDATEYSVSLTRADMIEFTMEH